A section of the Paenibacillus odorifer genome encodes:
- a CDS encoding ABC transporter permease yields the protein MDLKELRRTRRGRFMGSMLPYVGYIIQSGVAMVFLFVLIVFSAWYTSLLQNVPEGIPIRWIMLALLLPATVHSGFRTYLQTPDTIFLLPQGHRMKEYFAPSWVSGNVWKIIRLLFVLITLWPLYIRTDDSPKRLLFTVLILIAVKLIASYGLWKEIAMLSRPMAGVFAFLRWAVGGLIIAAWLWQPAGPSLIFMVLLAAAYLAALSVPGRHAVPWERLIAMENNQGARALMVLGWFVDVPGREQRVYSRRYLSKWGAKLPWRKDTAYRYLLTKSFARGDIFGIIMRISVLALLLNWWNRDSYFGTGIYLFFLFIIGVQLSALRKLHSESFWLTVYPFPEGSKADNTTQFVFRAHLVVALILGLPFLASIGDRLMPVVFTLAAGVVVVFLFKGYLSRKSARLDDDDL from the coding sequence ATGGATTTGAAAGAGCTGCGGCGCACGCGGCGCGGTCGATTCATGGGAAGCATGCTTCCTTATGTGGGATATATCATTCAAAGCGGCGTAGCCATGGTTTTCCTGTTCGTGTTGATTGTCTTCTCTGCTTGGTATACATCGCTGCTACAAAATGTACCTGAAGGCATTCCCATTCGCTGGATTATGTTAGCATTACTGTTGCCTGCGACAGTGCATAGCGGCTTCCGAACCTATTTGCAGACCCCGGATACGATCTTTCTGCTGCCTCAGGGTCACCGCATGAAGGAATATTTTGCACCCTCCTGGGTCAGTGGAAACGTGTGGAAGATCATTCGTTTGTTATTTGTACTGATCACCCTTTGGCCGTTGTACATACGTACAGATGATTCTCCTAAGCGACTTTTATTTACAGTGTTGATCCTGATTGCTGTGAAGCTGATCGCGAGCTATGGATTATGGAAAGAGATAGCTATGCTGTCACGTCCGATGGCAGGTGTGTTTGCTTTCTTGCGCTGGGCAGTTGGAGGTTTGATTATTGCCGCTTGGCTGTGGCAGCCTGCCGGCCCGAGCCTGATATTTATGGTGTTATTGGCAGCAGCCTATCTTGCTGCACTGTCTGTGCCCGGACGTCACGCTGTGCCATGGGAAAGACTGATCGCCATGGAAAACAATCAAGGTGCACGTGCGCTGATGGTTCTGGGCTGGTTCGTGGATGTACCGGGCCGTGAGCAACGGGTGTATTCCCGCCGTTATCTTTCCAAATGGGGCGCTAAGCTGCCTTGGCGTAAGGATACTGCTTATCGGTATCTGCTAACCAAAAGCTTTGCCCGGGGCGATATCTTTGGAATCATTATGCGGATATCGGTGCTGGCTCTGCTGCTGAATTGGTGGAACCGTGATAGTTACTTTGGCACCGGAATTTATTTGTTCTTCCTGTTCATCATTGGTGTTCAATTGTCGGCACTCCGCAAATTGCATAGCGAGTCTTTTTGGCTGACAGTGTATCCTTTTCCTGAAGGCAGTAAGGCGGACAACACGACACAATTTGTATTCCGTGCGCATCTGGTTGTGGCATTGATTCTTGGATTACCTTTCTTAGCTTCCATAGGTGACCGTCTGATGCCAGTGGTCTTTACCTTAGCGGCAGGTGTTGTGGTAGTCTTTCTGTTTAAAGGATACTTGTCCCGTAAATCGGCACGATTGGATGATGACGATCTGTAA
- a CDS encoding YjcZ family sporulation protein encodes MSEEVRGGYGCCGGGPFTSTGAILVLFILLVIISRSLFV; translated from the coding sequence ATGAGCGAAGAAGTTAGAGGCGGATATGGATGTTGTGGAGGTGGCCCATTCACTAGCACTGGCGCCATCCTGGTTCTCTTTATCTTGCTGGTTATCATCAGCCGTTCACTTTTTGTCTAA
- a CDS encoding ABC transporter ATP-binding protein gives MNNAPVLQITGLSGGYSLNKPVLHDIALQVQPGEMVGLIGLNGAGKSTTMKHILGLMSPHKGDITVQGKTRAEDPVGYNNALSFVPESPLLYDEMTVREHVEFTARAYGVDQKDYESRTSHLAKLFHMEDKMDTLSTHLSKGMKQKVMIMCAFVARPALYVIDEPFLGLDPLGIRSLLDFMMDLKNSGSSILLSSHILSTIENYCDRFIVLHKGKVIAQGTLTEIAATAGHQGLTLEQLFYELVQGGK, from the coding sequence ATGAATAATGCTCCCGTATTGCAAATTACGGGTCTCAGTGGTGGGTACAGCCTGAATAAGCCAGTGCTGCATGATATTGCACTTCAGGTGCAGCCTGGCGAAATGGTTGGTTTGATTGGTTTAAACGGAGCAGGAAAAAGTACGACGATGAAGCATATTCTAGGATTGATGTCGCCCCATAAGGGCGATATCACCGTACAGGGCAAGACGCGTGCTGAAGATCCCGTTGGATACAATAATGCGTTGTCTTTTGTACCGGAATCGCCGCTACTGTATGACGAAATGACGGTTCGTGAGCATGTTGAATTTACTGCCAGAGCTTATGGGGTAGATCAAAAGGATTATGAATCCCGCACCTCGCATCTTGCCAAGCTGTTCCATATGGAGGATAAGATGGACACCCTATCGACCCATCTATCCAAAGGGATGAAACAGAAGGTTATGATCATGTGCGCTTTCGTTGCACGACCTGCATTATATGTCATCGACGAGCCCTTTTTAGGATTGGATCCGCTAGGTATCCGCTCCTTGCTTGATTTCATGATGGATCTAAAGAACTCTGGATCGTCGATTCTGTTAAGCTCTCATATTCTTTCCACAATAGAGAATTATTGCGACCGTTTTATTGTATTGCATAAAGGTAAGGTGATTGCACAGGGTACGTTGACGGAAATAGCGGCAACTGCCGGGCATCAGGGGCTGACTTTGGAGCAGCTGTTCTACGAGCTGGTTCAAGGAGGGAAATAA
- a CDS encoding glycoside hydrolase family 3 N-terminal domain-containing protein, with the protein MKRRLSIFMVALLLSSLFLNVLEAGIPRAAADAAGVPVYYDPTKSVEERTADLLSRMTLEEKIGQMVQAERAAVTPEEVQKYALGSVLSGGGSFPNGKESDSTRDNWRDLIDSYQDGALSTRLGIPLLYGVDAVHGHNNVKGATLFPHNIGLGAANDPALTELIGAAAAREVAATGANWTFAPTIASPHNARWGRTYEGFSDNQDISAELGAAYVFGLQGRTAAALAGTDTITATAKHYLGEGYTDNGVNQGNITKYTEQEIMDKDLKIYKAAVDAGVQTVMASYHSIQGLKMHAHKHLLTDVLKGDKKNGGLGFTGFVISDYNAVQQITVDSEGKAVSGLKNQLYVSVNAGVDMFMMPTVWKDTIKYITELVGEGKITTERIDDAAERILHVKIASGLFEHPKSEPDLLSAFGSAESRKLARQAVAESLVLLKNDEVNGSPILSQLSGMDKIFVAGKNANNIGNQAGGWSITWQGKSGNITEGTTILEGIKEAVPASTTVKYNLNGRGAAGYDAAIAVIGEIPYAETDGDRTSLNLDEQDLATLANIRAADPNIPLIVVLVSGRPMTIASQVEDWDGLVAAWLPGTEGAGVADVLFGTKDFVGKNPIRWPFALNNYPADNNSTNVLFKTGYGLTKNEKTPKLPTAPVDPEAPEIPSLPVPGKIEAEDFLNKSAGLQTENTQDIGGGLDVGYTSAGQWLEYNVNVEQAGTYQADFRYSVNSGTTGINIKSAEGTKLGTLSVTSTGGWQNWQTKAVENVVFKKAGLQKIRLEFTGGDINLNWVSFTRTGDVPVDPSNPGDGGESTKHVIKSDVVSSWVSSERDPSDRKWYYADRYQEGDLKLEEQAKLDIVVPDVKAGTEIHIDPDRKYQSILGIGTSMEESTVNNLAKMSAAKQEELLRKMIDPVSGIGMSMLRLTIGTADFTDKQFYTYDDMPPGQTDINLEHFSIQKDIDYHIISTVKKIQNINPDIKFFASPWSPPGWMKTTDSMIKGQVKDEYLPVLAKYYLKFVQEYEKLGITFEGLTLQNEPLLEIEYPSTKMPWEQEAQLAKLLRKELDEHGFKDVKLWTFDHNPGDTMAYPAQILGNPELGAYDAVDGTAFHDYGGDLGLMTQLHNLYPDKNVYLTERAVWGTSGADRIAQYFRNWARSYNSWVAMLDSDIASHQWTGTPDPTPIVQDSGDRNHYWLLPEYYLMGQYTKFVKPGYVRIDSDYGSSSTVTNVAFASPDGKEIVTVVINQTSDPQPFKLLVDGAQISAVLPAKSVGTYSWERLNGIQTVPGVVNAVDFEEAQGVYTVNEQGYIGGFSPDASSTFDYVIDVKESGEYSLQFKHAAQFSDGAGKSVEISEDGKVIATLPIVQQTESMADFADYQSLISLNKGIHKLTLKTNGNGYNIRSLVLRQAPSGSHELPGVLQGQDYTTASGVLVTGGAVGYTDPGDWVKYKINVPASGTYPLLISYATNQDDAELELLTGEDGATVTAATYALTKTGGWSNWQIANGTVTLPAGEQTLTMKVNGTGFHLQSLTIGPGLQSETALVEGNEEGAEVIVKLVNDKYAPDLDTAYWSIEGYEGTVVDSVYRVDDYTAKVVLAGTRAIDFDTDRTLTVTADVYQTESNQSFGSVHVLKLPLIVTAINDEESISLSPSTLPYQVNGNELVVSLTGGTFNPDAIQSISVSGPGKDQGHVSIGAAALLDPTHVKLTLAWNDHTPYYSDLQLTVNVPANAYADSSGGVLRAEVKLLGTTSATAPIEVTSLNALDQFYQLQGITVSGQGSGAKLTGIDAGDSIDYWVNVPQDGNYTFTLTVTSANGAPKGIIYKTEDGKTLRTVDVPNLYSQTVGIRTVLQLKAGEQKLRLQAGSAGYELSGIKIEPYTEVIMDGTGSLKVEAENYYDATPNGIQSTMTGDVLDFRNVGFTVAGGSMDYMLDITEAGFYKIVYRYATAQGGVSTTLSVNGTKLSTVPMPTTGGWSNYTLASGVVQLAQGKQVVRMNFNNDGANLDWFTLERTEEGEQPIHSKTSLPVSSLKPGAYSGLQTISLTTATSGAEIHYTTDGSLPTADSPLYTGTIDAAGVTVLRTIAVKEGMENSFVAPFTYVISGAVDMKTVSAPQADPAGGTYTGQVAVKLTTATAGASIHYTLDGTVPTAASELYSGVIYVGKSKTIKAIAVKEGWKPSDISSFEYIVSADKPEPTPTPTPTATPEPTPSPTSEPTTQPTTAPTSGSGGTSGGGNSGTTGGDSSGNAGSVTGSTILTAAPVLNSNTGAARASIDLESLKKAATAGLSGATSAVTVDIPAVAKAKGYELQLPNGIIFADDKTSLVVHTEFGVLELPGSLLKQAAKEAGTPWVITITKVDSDSRPEFKLSVTINGKEAVWNSSDMRVKVSLPYTPQSEERGKEGHITIHSLNSLGILTVVPSGRYNAATGMVSFTGILSGTYSITFTEKTFRDIGKFEWARNAIEVLGSKGIINGMTEDQFVPQAEVKRGDFVLLLIKAFGLEGDSAESFTDVQPGDYRYEALAMAKQLGITTGRPDGSFDPNASVTRQEMMTLAAKAIAAAGRQLPAGNGASMSSFTDSQQVSAFARDSVAALIRAGLIKGDGLRIHPQGVTTRAEAAVLIYNLYNL; encoded by the coding sequence GTGAAAAGAAGATTATCAATATTCATGGTGGCGCTTTTACTATCATCCTTATTCTTGAATGTGCTTGAGGCGGGTATACCACGGGCCGCAGCGGATGCCGCAGGAGTTCCAGTGTACTATGATCCCACAAAAAGTGTGGAGGAGCGCACTGCGGATCTATTATCCCGAATGACGCTGGAAGAGAAGATTGGGCAGATGGTTCAAGCAGAAAGAGCTGCCGTCACTCCTGAGGAGGTACAGAAATATGCTCTTGGCTCTGTACTCAGCGGGGGAGGCTCATTCCCTAACGGAAAAGAAAGTGACAGTACCCGCGATAACTGGAGAGACTTGATAGATAGCTATCAGGATGGTGCATTGTCTACCAGATTAGGCATTCCGCTGCTCTATGGGGTGGATGCGGTACATGGACATAACAATGTCAAAGGCGCAACGCTTTTTCCGCATAATATTGGCCTAGGGGCTGCTAATGATCCCGCATTGACTGAGCTTATTGGTGCAGCTGCTGCTAGGGAAGTAGCCGCAACAGGAGCGAACTGGACATTTGCCCCAACGATAGCCTCCCCTCATAATGCAAGATGGGGTAGAACCTATGAAGGTTTTAGTGATAATCAGGATATTTCAGCAGAACTAGGTGCGGCTTATGTGTTTGGACTGCAAGGACGGACTGCTGCTGCATTGGCAGGGACAGATACAATCACGGCAACAGCAAAACATTATCTAGGTGAAGGTTATACGGATAATGGTGTAAATCAAGGCAACATCACTAAATATACCGAGCAAGAGATCATGGATAAGGATTTGAAAATTTATAAAGCAGCTGTAGACGCAGGGGTGCAGACGGTTATGGCCTCCTATCACAGCATCCAAGGTCTTAAAATGCATGCCCATAAACATTTACTGACCGATGTTTTGAAGGGTGACAAGAAAAATGGCGGGCTTGGCTTTACCGGTTTCGTGATTTCGGATTATAACGCTGTGCAGCAAATCACAGTGGATAGCGAGGGCAAAGCAGTTAGCGGGTTGAAGAACCAGCTGTATGTGTCCGTAAACGCCGGAGTCGATATGTTCATGATGCCGACCGTTTGGAAGGATACGATTAAGTACATCACAGAACTTGTAGGCGAAGGTAAAATTACTACTGAGCGCATAGATGATGCGGCAGAACGTATCCTGCATGTCAAAATCGCTTCAGGATTGTTCGAGCATCCCAAAAGCGAACCGGATCTGTTGAGTGCATTTGGCTCAGCAGAAAGCCGCAAATTAGCCCGCCAAGCTGTGGCGGAGTCGCTTGTTCTTTTGAAGAACGATGAGGTAAATGGAAGTCCAATTCTATCGCAATTAAGCGGGATGGATAAAATATTCGTAGCAGGTAAAAACGCTAATAATATCGGTAACCAAGCCGGTGGCTGGTCGATCACTTGGCAAGGGAAGTCGGGCAATATAACTGAAGGCACGACGATCCTCGAAGGGATAAAGGAGGCTGTTCCTGCTTCTACAACGGTCAAATATAACCTGAACGGGCGGGGAGCTGCGGGTTATGATGCGGCGATCGCTGTTATCGGTGAGATACCTTACGCCGAGACCGATGGCGACCGGACCAGCTTGAATCTGGATGAGCAGGATCTGGCGACACTTGCGAATATACGTGCTGCTGATCCTAATATTCCGCTTATCGTTGTATTGGTGTCTGGACGTCCAATGACGATAGCCAGCCAAGTGGAAGATTGGGATGGGCTTGTGGCAGCTTGGCTACCAGGTACAGAGGGTGCTGGAGTAGCTGATGTGTTATTTGGTACTAAGGATTTTGTAGGCAAAAATCCAATTCGTTGGCCATTCGCTTTGAACAATTATCCGGCAGACAATAACAGTACTAATGTGTTGTTCAAAACAGGATATGGCTTGACCAAAAATGAGAAAACACCAAAGCTTCCAACTGCTCCTGTCGATCCGGAAGCTCCAGAGATTCCTTCACTGCCGGTTCCCGGCAAAATTGAGGCAGAGGACTTTTTGAACAAAAGCGCAGGACTGCAAACTGAAAATACGCAGGATATAGGTGGCGGTCTCGATGTCGGCTATACCTCGGCTGGACAGTGGCTCGAATATAACGTGAATGTGGAGCAAGCAGGTACGTATCAAGCCGATTTCCGCTATTCCGTTAATAGTGGCACTACAGGCATCAACATCAAATCAGCAGAGGGAACCAAGCTAGGAACATTAAGCGTGACCTCAACAGGTGGCTGGCAGAATTGGCAGACGAAAGCTGTAGAAAATGTTGTGTTTAAGAAGGCAGGATTGCAAAAGATCCGTCTGGAATTTACCGGTGGGGATATCAACCTGAACTGGGTGAGCTTCACTCGAACAGGTGATGTGCCTGTAGATCCATCAAATCCCGGAGATGGCGGGGAAAGCACTAAACATGTTATTAAGTCAGATGTAGTTAGCTCCTGGGTATCGAGTGAGCGAGATCCTTCCGATCGGAAATGGTATTATGCTGACCGTTATCAAGAGGGTGATTTGAAGCTGGAAGAGCAGGCGAAGCTGGATATTGTGGTTCCTGACGTGAAGGCAGGTACAGAGATCCATATTGATCCTGACCGGAAATATCAATCTATTCTAGGGATCGGTACCTCCATGGAGGAATCGACGGTTAATAATCTGGCGAAGATGTCTGCGGCGAAGCAGGAGGAATTGCTGCGGAAAATGATTGATCCTGTATCAGGGATCGGAATGAGTATGCTCCGGTTGACGATTGGGACGGCTGACTTTACAGATAAACAATTTTATACCTACGATGATATGCCTCCAGGACAAACCGACATTAATTTGGAGCATTTCTCCATCCAAAAGGACATTGACTACCATATCATCAGCACGGTTAAAAAAATTCAAAACATCAACCCGGACATTAAGTTTTTTGCCTCACCTTGGAGCCCTCCCGGTTGGATGAAGACTACAGACAGTATGATCAAAGGCCAAGTGAAGGATGAATATCTGCCTGTACTGGCCAAATATTATCTCAAATTCGTACAGGAGTACGAGAAGCTGGGAATTACCTTTGAAGGTCTGACCTTGCAGAATGAACCTTTGCTGGAAATTGAATATCCAAGCACCAAAATGCCGTGGGAGCAAGAAGCCCAGCTGGCTAAACTGCTGCGGAAGGAATTAGATGAACATGGTTTCAAAGACGTGAAGCTGTGGACATTTGATCATAATCCTGGTGACACGATGGCCTATCCAGCACAAATCCTTGGCAATCCTGAATTAGGTGCCTACGATGCGGTGGACGGAACTGCTTTTCATGATTATGGCGGTGACCTTGGTCTGATGACCCAGCTCCATAATCTCTATCCTGACAAAAATGTATATTTGACCGAACGCGCAGTCTGGGGTACCTCAGGCGCAGACCGCATTGCTCAATATTTCCGTAATTGGGCCCGCAGCTATAACTCCTGGGTAGCGATGCTGGACAGTGATATTGCCTCTCATCAGTGGACCGGAACGCCAGACCCAACCCCGATTGTGCAGGATTCGGGAGACCGTAACCATTACTGGCTGCTGCCAGAATATTATCTGATGGGCCAATATACGAAATTCGTTAAACCGGGGTACGTGCGGATTGATAGTGACTACGGCTCAAGCAGCACTGTAACGAACGTAGCTTTTGCTAGTCCGGATGGAAAAGAGATTGTGACGGTAGTAATCAACCAGACGTCGGATCCACAGCCGTTCAAATTGCTAGTGGACGGTGCGCAAATTAGTGCTGTGCTGCCGGCGAAATCAGTGGGCACTTATAGCTGGGAACGTCTGAATGGTATACAGACGGTGCCGGGTGTAGTGAATGCTGTTGATTTTGAAGAAGCGCAAGGGGTTTACACTGTGAATGAGCAGGGTTATATTGGCGGGTTCTCGCCAGACGCCTCGTCCACCTTCGACTATGTGATTGATGTTAAAGAGAGCGGTGAATATTCACTTCAATTTAAGCATGCCGCTCAATTCAGCGATGGCGCCGGAAAATCGGTGGAGATTAGTGAAGATGGTAAGGTCATTGCTACGCTTCCAATTGTGCAGCAGACGGAGAGTATGGCGGATTTTGCAGATTATCAATCCTTGATCTCTCTGAACAAGGGCATTCACAAGCTCACCTTGAAGACGAACGGGAACGGTTATAATATCCGTTCATTAGTTTTACGCCAAGCGCCTTCCGGATCACATGAGCTTCCTGGTGTGCTTCAAGGGCAAGACTACACTACAGCTTCAGGGGTGTTAGTGACGGGTGGTGCAGTGGGTTATACTGACCCCGGCGATTGGGTGAAGTACAAGATTAATGTACCTGCCAGCGGTACCTACCCACTCCTGATCTCCTATGCTACTAATCAGGATGATGCAGAGCTGGAACTGCTGACGGGAGAGGATGGAGCAACGGTAACGGCAGCGACTTATGCTTTGACGAAGACGGGGGGATGGTCCAATTGGCAAATAGCTAATGGAACAGTAACCTTGCCTGCCGGGGAGCAGACGCTGACCATGAAGGTAAATGGAACAGGATTTCATCTGCAGTCGCTTACGATCGGACCCGGGCTTCAATCGGAGACTGCTTTGGTAGAAGGAAATGAGGAGGGTGCAGAAGTTATCGTCAAGCTAGTAAATGACAAATATGCACCTGACCTGGACACCGCTTATTGGTCTATTGAAGGTTACGAAGGTACGGTTGTGGATAGCGTATACCGGGTGGATGATTATACAGCGAAGGTCGTATTAGCGGGGACGCGAGCTATTGATTTCGACACTGATCGTACGCTTACGGTTACCGCTGATGTGTATCAGACAGAATCAAATCAGTCTTTTGGCAGCGTCCATGTTCTGAAATTGCCACTTATAGTTACAGCAATCAACGACGAAGAGAGCATTAGTCTTTCTCCGAGTACTCTTCCATATCAAGTGAACGGGAATGAATTGGTAGTCAGCCTTACAGGAGGGACATTTAATCCTGATGCCATTCAGAGCATTTCTGTCTCGGGCCCAGGTAAGGATCAGGGGCATGTAAGTATTGGGGCAGCTGCCTTACTTGACCCTACCCATGTGAAGCTGACGCTGGCATGGAATGATCATACCCCGTATTATAGTGATTTGCAGCTTACCGTGAATGTGCCTGCAAATGCTTATGCCGATTCAAGTGGTGGCGTGCTGCGTGCGGAGGTTAAGCTCTTAGGAACAACTAGTGCTACAGCACCTATAGAAGTCACAAGTTTGAACGCACTGGATCAATTCTACCAGCTGCAAGGTATCACAGTCAGCGGCCAAGGCAGTGGAGCGAAGCTGACCGGCATTGATGCTGGAGACAGCATTGATTACTGGGTAAATGTGCCGCAGGATGGAAACTATACTTTTACGCTTACCGTGACTTCCGCGAATGGTGCTCCTAAGGGCATTATTTATAAAACGGAGGATGGGAAGACATTAAGAACCGTTGATGTGCCGAATCTTTACTCGCAAACCGTTGGCATACGCACCGTTCTTCAATTGAAGGCTGGTGAACAGAAGCTGCGCCTGCAAGCTGGATCAGCAGGATACGAGCTTAGTGGTATTAAAATAGAACCTTATACTGAAGTAATCATGGATGGCACTGGTTCTTTGAAAGTGGAAGCCGAGAATTATTACGATGCTACACCCAATGGAATTCAGAGTACCATGACTGGCGATGTGCTGGATTTTAGAAATGTCGGGTTTACCGTTGCAGGTGGTTCTATGGATTATATGCTTGATATTACTGAAGCCGGATTTTATAAAATCGTATATCGGTATGCTACAGCACAAGGCGGAGTAAGCACTACGCTATCTGTAAATGGTACAAAACTCTCGACAGTGCCTATGCCTACTACAGGTGGCTGGTCGAATTACACGCTGGCGAGTGGTGTCGTACAACTTGCGCAAGGAAAACAGGTAGTACGGATGAACTTCAATAATGACGGTGCCAATCTAGATTGGTTCACGCTTGAACGGACGGAAGAAGGAGAGCAGCCGATTCATTCAAAGACTTCCTTACCTGTTTCTTCTTTGAAACCGGGAGCTTACAGCGGATTACAAACGATCAGCCTTACTACAGCGACATCAGGAGCAGAGATTCATTACACAACCGATGGGTCGTTGCCTACAGCAGACAGTCCACTTTATACCGGAACTATTGACGCAGCAGGAGTCACAGTTCTTCGTACGATAGCGGTAAAAGAGGGCATGGAGAACAGTTTTGTAGCTCCATTCACGTATGTGATCAGCGGAGCGGTTGATATGAAGACGGTGTCAGCACCGCAGGCTGATCCTGCCGGGGGAACTTATACAGGGCAGGTTGCTGTGAAGTTAACTACAGCTACAGCTGGAGCGTCTATTCACTACACGTTGGATGGCACTGTACCTACAGCAGCCAGCGAACTGTATAGTGGAGTGATTTATGTAGGCAAGAGCAAGACGATTAAGGCGATTGCTGTAAAAGAGGGCTGGAAGCCAAGTGATATTTCCAGTTTTGAATATATCGTTTCTGCGGATAAACCTGAACCAACACCAACACCTACACCAACAGCAACGCCTGAACCAACCCCAAGTCCAACCTCTGAACCGACTACTCAGCCAACGACAGCACCAACTTCCGGAAGCGGGGGTACCTCAGGTGGTGGCAACAGCGGAACAACAGGGGGGGATTCAAGCGGAAATGCAGGCAGTGTAACAGGCAGCACCATCCTTACAGCAGCACCAGTGCTGAACAGTAATACCGGTGCGGCAAGAGCAAGTATAGACCTGGAAAGCTTGAAAAAGGCTGCTACAGCAGGCTTAAGTGGAGCAACTTCAGCGGTTACTGTTGATATACCGGCAGTAGCTAAAGCTAAGGGTTATGAGCTGCAATTGCCAAACGGTATAATCTTTGCAGATGATAAGACTTCATTGGTCGTTCATACTGAATTTGGTGTGCTGGAGCTGCCAGGTAGTCTGCTGAAACAAGCGGCAAAAGAGGCAGGAACCCCATGGGTAATTACGATAACCAAGGTGGATTCAGATTCTCGCCCAGAATTTAAACTGAGCGTAACTATCAATGGCAAGGAAGCCGTATGGAACAGTTCTGACATGCGGGTTAAGGTGTCCCTGCCGTATACTCCACAATCAGAAGAACGTGGTAAAGAAGGACATATAACGATTCATAGTCTGAATTCGTTGGGGATTCTAACGGTTGTTCCAAGTGGCAGATATAACGCTGCTACGGGGATGGTTTCCTTTACAGGAATTCTCTCTGGTACGTACAGTATCACCTTTACGGAGAAGACATTCCGGGATATCGGCAAATTTGAGTGGGCCCGCAATGCGATTGAGGTGCTTGGCTCTAAAGGCATCATCAACGGAATGACAGAGGATCAATTTGTGCCTCAAGCGGAAGTGAAGCGGGGAGATTTTGTGCTCCTGCTTATAAAAGCGTTTGGCTTGGAAGGAGATAGTGCAGAAAGCTTCACAGATGTGCAGCCTGGCGATTACAGATATGAAGCGTTGGCTATGGCGAAGCAGTTGGGGATCACCACTGGTCGTCCAGATGGAAGCTTTGATCCTAACGCTTCTGTTACGCGGCAGGAAATGATGACACTGGCTGCAAAAGCGATTGCAGCAGCCGGCAGACAGCTTCCAGCCGGCAACGGAGCTTCAATGTCCAGTTTCACGGATAGCCAGCAAGTATCAGCATTTGCACGTGACAGTGTGGCAGCACTAATACGTGCTGGCCTGATCAAGGGAGACGGCTTGCGGATTCATCCACAAGGTGTTACCACCCGTGCAGAGGCAGCGGTTTTGATCTACAACCTGTACAATCTGTAA